A stretch of Acidimicrobiales bacterium DNA encodes these proteins:
- a CDS encoding adenylate/guanylate cyclase domain-containing protein: MNCTSCGEENRPNAKFCGECGTPITRACATCGHNLHPTAKFCDECGSATTAAAEGPPPSEDRAVRRTVTIVFADLVGSTAFGERVDAETARREMGAYHELARDVIESHDGEVIKFQGDGVMAGFGVHDVSEDDADRAVRAGLELQRRFAAVIDGIRDRHSVEVGLRVGVNTGEVVIAEDDADMVGDPINTAARIEAQCTPGRVLVGEQTWRLTRSTVDYEVLGEVEVKGKAEPIATFQVLAAVEDEEVATPFVGREAELAALTAALENTIAEGAPQLVTVIGSPGVGKTRLAAELARRASEVTSFDLRVDRAGAATFDPVADLLRAVSELPAGLSNEAISEHLRAFVGEVDDADRLVPLLAGFVGAAPMRSTEESFWAARRLVELVVATRPAVIVVDDIQWAEPLFLDLLEHLVEWTEGAAFVVALARPEIRDIRPAFAEVGRRVTEVIALEGLDPTTMAELATGILGGKALPDELIARLPDSTEGNPLFVRELVRMLVDDEVIAETPSGWVLAIDADAVEVPPTIISLLASRVERMDDEERRVVEAASVVGSEFARGAVGTLLPNLGAAQLERILERLRRQEIVDATGSYWGDEPVWRFHHVLIRDAAYRRLLKERRIDMHRRVGQWTETTAAELGGEHEISIAFHYEQAHGYLRELGGDDGDAVDLGGRAADLLALAAERALARDDLASAGSLATRALGVLDESDPRRPELLLSTCEAWFGAGRVRDGAPHLDELRRHTGDDRIAAWTAAFEGQHVVLTEPDRLNEVEPIVADAAARLADVGDDAGVAKARLVRALILARTGRVGECEDELDAALAAARAADDRRRITAVLGAAPVAALWGPSPVARAGGRCLDIIRLLRITSASPMVEAVSIRCQAVLEAMRGRFDEARTLIDRSQAIVEELGLRHGILECRMFAGYIELLAGDPVAAEPHLRVAHAGLGTLGVGADAGQAAALLSRSLLAQGRTDEAAELADESADLAGQNLQTGIASRTAQAELAAHEGDLDTALRLADEAVAIGADTDLTMDHATALVGLADIHRLRGDEKEADHATSTANRLFAEKGAVVVVEAPSRTRFDLRSSSIDTLATRHGRAAAGALYGRRDVAAWEAMCLPDARFIDRRPLHDDMTGLAERRALQHDIVAGLRSYDTELVATRGEYLALFATTLRFGGDRSEISTLDVLEVDHEGLLVASVVFEEHEIQAASGELTERYAIGEAADYAEVLRTAWRQFEWMADTGEFAGEWVADDYVLVDNRRLLEATADRDDMAELAADVDLRTLFARTIEAINEHGLVVTFRSRSHDDAALAAEWDLIALHLIRDGKYARTEFFDGDGLDDALRRFEQLTVPATMENAATRLAREFWSALYDDLDVDAAVALVSGGTSDERGLSFPDFQSHMADYLELLLEGVTHVDHRMTPLAIRGDLHSINHIWSRFHPGDTESADYMVARVSDGRFVDSSIFDDLDEAYAELERQYREHEGAEFADVLDAISAQCRAIAELDVDATWDLAHRDCMVIDHRPLIRHETPLADMLDAQVETGMHGRMIVERFARLTEHGAVQIDHSDFRDKDGIPVEFRSCQLRIIRDGKCAHFEVFPEHAVEAACARFDELTATRPVSNRAFEVNKEFFRRILDDRDVDGARALRHPDWVNADERGLRLTELDATSAIQWFSVGGQPKRWSATAVAVRGDRVTLSEMTVEAAHERRFLVVSEIDESGLAIRDAHFEAGDLRPALDLLNRWYIEGEGAPYQEMIETGTDLAAAGQLPKEERIARLTEILHDDFTLVDHRAFSFPDIDRSALLELDDAEETRTSISPAFLRLAPNALLTISEEHTANTTGGEVFHRHLVVQAQRGGRVTDLEFFAEDQLAEAEARFEELVRADRRLRNLATAAADGFYARLARRELDGALAMLGPGWSMRDNRDLALAVLDRVTAESWFAQAIAEGARRWTTETIAIRGRSLAAMRIGAVGADAEWAYLLVIEADDGGHSRRAEIFDPDELRPALDLLNEWYLEGEGSEHRAVFELAWALGRTQESDSTEQAAALATLMHDDVQMKDHRRFSFPTIDRAALEDDRRDVLFAPFAVIVPEYLAFNDRGLLIVQENRETTDTGGQVIHRQLTLLVARDGKAARIEWYDDDDRDTALARFDELTAPAPANAASRQLSSFWQAAYGERDLDAAFAMLRDDFVSTDRRRLVSSPTLDKPEVRDYLELFINSTNRSIDHEFEVIATRDDHLVLARVDPRDGRSGFGQEMLQLGEFGADGRAVRATSYSPEDRDRALRDLEALGGLGPLENPASRLARSFYESVFDRGDMEPALTLVADDFAGEDRRPLIDVRLGKADLSANFAAIVDDATSWDWRLETIAIAGDRLALYRLSPAEQASSFSSPHLQVIETDGSRIIGGVSFEPDDFEAAAAEMHRRYRDGEGAEFATTLDRGWELLRQFDGPVSNRAALTDDFTYVDHRSMGFGTLDRDGYLELLTVGREMAGHRRALTRRIIAIDHDIVLREALIETDGLSWPALVIVVQRDGRICRQESFDVIDLDAALSRFEELTAPADGQPLDGQPYRNRCQQIVDRCNDLLRAGDFDGVEKLYRPDSSSFFAFDQLTLDREGLMESLKVSHDGSEFGTVELETEWLRSRGEHLALARQTYVIEASSMNAIRHVVREIDAEGRIVRGYTTDEDGLDDAVATLDEWWLESLDPDQARTLATTESFGPAITHMPRLTHAGAVVRVSARSADGTDEDGAIAMFVDGGRVSATDRFPGEELARAVARFDELTAEPPTTVNLVIQAFGEDTGSLASGGFDPREAYSDAVIVDHRPGVVPLTSIDGLARSVAAFDEHDMDFRYEVVAWRGELVGLLRMTRSTASGMRSVWFNLIQADHDGRPARVEFFGEDHLDEALRRLDELWWENENPGIRPFGELLRSLGDRVDAGDWDGVRELLHPQFRHVVRKQLESEEYDTEGFVASTKIWKEMAGSAISVNREVVRHDDTSFLLRQDLNATDEAGMETQWSALVIGIGENGLVKWWEELEADDLDAAVARYEELTGTLGPASTP, translated from the coding sequence AGGTCGGCCTCCGAGTCGGAGTCAACACGGGCGAGGTGGTCATCGCCGAGGACGACGCCGACATGGTCGGCGACCCCATCAACACCGCGGCCCGGATCGAAGCCCAGTGCACGCCCGGCCGGGTGCTCGTCGGCGAACAGACGTGGCGGCTCACCCGCTCGACCGTCGACTACGAGGTGCTCGGCGAAGTCGAGGTGAAGGGCAAGGCGGAGCCGATCGCGACGTTCCAGGTGCTCGCCGCCGTCGAGGACGAGGAGGTCGCCACGCCGTTCGTGGGCCGCGAAGCAGAGCTCGCCGCCCTCACCGCCGCGCTGGAGAACACGATCGCCGAAGGCGCGCCCCAGCTCGTGACCGTGATCGGCTCGCCCGGCGTGGGCAAGACCCGCCTCGCGGCCGAGCTGGCCCGCCGAGCGTCGGAAGTGACGTCGTTCGACCTCCGCGTCGACCGGGCGGGAGCGGCCACCTTCGACCCGGTCGCCGATCTGCTGCGGGCGGTCAGCGAACTGCCGGCCGGACTCTCCAACGAGGCGATCTCGGAGCACCTCCGCGCGTTCGTGGGCGAGGTCGACGACGCTGACCGGCTGGTGCCGTTGCTGGCGGGCTTCGTGGGCGCGGCCCCGATGCGCTCCACCGAGGAGTCGTTCTGGGCCGCTCGCCGCCTGGTCGAGCTCGTGGTCGCGACCCGACCCGCGGTGATCGTGGTCGACGACATCCAGTGGGCCGAACCGCTCTTCCTCGACCTCCTCGAGCATCTCGTCGAGTGGACCGAGGGGGCCGCTTTCGTCGTCGCCCTCGCCCGGCCCGAGATCCGCGACATCCGACCGGCGTTCGCCGAAGTCGGACGGCGGGTGACCGAGGTGATCGCGCTCGAAGGGCTCGACCCCACCACGATGGCCGAACTGGCGACCGGCATCCTCGGGGGCAAGGCGCTCCCCGACGAGCTGATCGCCCGCCTCCCCGACTCGACGGAGGGCAACCCGCTGTTCGTGCGGGAGCTGGTCCGCATGCTCGTCGACGACGAGGTGATCGCCGAGACGCCGTCGGGGTGGGTCCTCGCGATCGATGCCGACGCCGTGGAGGTGCCGCCGACCATCATCTCGCTGCTTGCCAGCCGCGTGGAACGCATGGACGACGAGGAGCGGCGCGTCGTCGAGGCCGCCTCGGTGGTCGGGTCGGAGTTCGCCCGCGGCGCGGTCGGCACACTCCTGCCGAATCTGGGAGCGGCCCAGCTCGAGCGGATCCTCGAACGGCTCCGTCGCCAGGAGATCGTCGACGCCACCGGCAGCTACTGGGGCGACGAGCCGGTCTGGCGGTTCCACCACGTGCTCATCCGAGATGCGGCCTACCGGCGACTCCTGAAGGAGCGCCGGATCGACATGCACCGCCGCGTCGGGCAGTGGACCGAGACCACCGCCGCCGAACTCGGCGGTGAACACGAGATCTCGATCGCCTTCCACTACGAACAGGCCCACGGCTATCTCCGCGAGCTCGGCGGCGACGACGGCGACGCTGTCGACCTGGGCGGACGAGCCGCCGACCTGCTCGCCTTGGCCGCCGAACGAGCGCTTGCGCGCGACGACCTCGCCTCGGCCGGTTCGCTGGCCACGCGCGCCCTCGGTGTGCTCGACGAGAGCGATCCCCGTCGGCCCGAACTGCTGCTCTCTACCTGCGAGGCCTGGTTCGGCGCCGGCCGGGTCCGCGACGGCGCGCCGCACCTCGACGAGCTCCGCCGCCACACCGGCGACGACCGGATCGCCGCCTGGACCGCGGCGTTCGAGGGCCAACACGTCGTGCTCACCGAACCGGATCGCCTCAACGAGGTCGAACCGATCGTCGCCGATGCCGCCGCCCGCCTCGCCGATGTCGGAGACGATGCCGGGGTCGCCAAGGCCCGGCTCGTTCGTGCGCTGATCCTCGCCCGGACCGGCCGGGTCGGCGAGTGCGAAGACGAGCTCGATGCCGCGCTGGCTGCAGCCCGGGCCGCCGACGATCGCCGCCGGATCACCGCCGTGCTCGGTGCCGCGCCCGTCGCCGCGCTGTGGGGGCCGAGTCCGGTCGCCCGAGCCGGCGGCCGCTGCCTCGACATCATCCGCCTCCTGCGCATCACTTCGGCGTCGCCGATGGTCGAGGCCGTCTCGATCCGGTGCCAGGCCGTGCTCGAGGCGATGCGGGGTCGGTTCGACGAAGCCCGCACCCTGATCGACCGCTCGCAGGCGATCGTCGAGGAACTCGGTCTCCGCCACGGGATCCTGGAGTGCCGGATGTTCGCCGGCTACATCGAGCTCCTCGCGGGGGACCCCGTGGCCGCCGAACCCCACCTCCGCGTGGCGCACGCAGGGCTCGGCACCCTGGGCGTGGGCGCCGATGCCGGCCAGGCCGCAGCACTGCTGTCGCGCTCGCTCCTGGCCCAGGGCCGAACCGACGAAGCGGCCGAACTCGCCGACGAGTCCGCCGACCTCGCCGGCCAGAACCTCCAGACCGGTATCGCGTCGCGCACCGCCCAGGCCGAACTCGCAGCCCACGAGGGCGACCTCGACACCGCGCTCCGACTGGCCGACGAGGCCGTGGCCATCGGCGCCGACACGGATCTCACCATGGACCACGCCACCGCGCTCGTGGGCCTGGCCGACATCCACCGGCTCCGGGGTGACGAGAAGGAGGCCGACCACGCAACGAGCACCGCCAATCGGTTGTTCGCCGAGAAGGGCGCGGTGGTGGTCGTGGAGGCACCCTCCCGCACCCGATTCGACCTGCGGTCGTCGTCGATCGACACGCTGGCCACGCGACACGGCCGCGCAGCGGCCGGGGCGCTCTACGGCCGGCGCGACGTCGCAGCCTGGGAAGCGATGTGCCTTCCCGATGCCCGTTTCATCGACCGCCGCCCGCTCCACGACGACATGACCGGTCTCGCCGAACGGCGTGCACTCCAGCACGACATCGTCGCCGGACTGCGCTCGTACGACACCGAACTCGTCGCCACGCGGGGTGAGTATCTCGCCCTCTTCGCCACCACGCTGCGTTTCGGCGGCGACCGTTCAGAGATCTCGACCCTCGATGTGTTGGAGGTCGACCACGAGGGTCTGCTCGTCGCGTCGGTCGTGTTCGAGGAGCACGAGATCCAGGCAGCGAGCGGCGAGCTCACCGAGCGCTATGCCATCGGCGAAGCGGCCGACTACGCAGAGGTGTTGCGCACCGCATGGCGCCAGTTCGAGTGGATGGCCGACACGGGTGAGTTCGCTGGTGAGTGGGTGGCCGACGACTATGTCCTCGTCGACAACCGTCGGCTTCTGGAGGCGACGGCCGACCGCGACGACATGGCCGAACTGGCGGCCGACGTCGACCTGCGCACGCTGTTCGCCCGGACCATCGAGGCGATCAACGAGCACGGCCTCGTCGTGACGTTCCGCTCCCGCTCCCACGACGACGCCGCGCTCGCGGCCGAATGGGACCTGATCGCGCTCCACCTCATTCGGGACGGCAAGTACGCACGCACCGAGTTCTTCGACGGCGACGGCCTCGACGACGCGCTGCGCCGGTTCGAGCAGCTGACCGTGCCCGCGACCATGGAGAACGCCGCGACCCGCCTCGCCCGCGAGTTCTGGTCGGCGCTGTACGACGACCTCGATGTCGACGCCGCGGTCGCGCTCGTGTCCGGTGGCACAAGCGACGAGCGCGGGCTGTCGTTCCCCGATTTCCAGAGCCACATGGCGGACTATCTCGAACTCCTGCTCGAGGGCGTGACCCATGTCGACCACCGCATGACGCCCCTGGCGATCCGAGGTGACCTCCACTCGATCAACCACATCTGGTCCCGGTTCCATCCCGGTGACACCGAGAGCGCGGACTACATGGTGGCCCGGGTTAGCGACGGGCGCTTCGTCGACAGCTCGATCTTCGACGATCTCGACGAGGCCTACGCCGAACTCGAGCGCCAGTACCGCGAACACGAGGGAGCCGAGTTCGCCGACGTCCTCGACGCGATCTCGGCCCAATGCCGTGCGATCGCCGAGCTCGACGTCGACGCGACGTGGGACCTCGCCCACCGCGACTGCATGGTGATCGACCATCGGCCGCTGATCCGCCACGAGACGCCGCTCGCCGACATGCTCGACGCTCAGGTCGAGACGGGCATGCACGGACGGATGATCGTCGAGAGATTCGCCCGTCTGACCGAGCACGGTGCCGTCCAGATCGACCACTCCGACTTCCGCGACAAGGACGGCATCCCCGTCGAGTTCCGCAGCTGCCAGCTCCGGATCATTCGCGACGGCAAGTGCGCCCACTTCGAGGTCTTCCCCGAGCACGCCGTCGAGGCCGCGTGCGCCCGCTTCGACGAACTGACCGCCACTCGGCCGGTCTCCAACCGGGCCTTCGAGGTGAACAAGGAGTTCTTCCGACGGATCCTGGACGACCGCGACGTCGATGGGGCGCGGGCCCTCCGCCACCCCGACTGGGTGAACGCCGACGAACGGGGCCTCCGACTCACCGAGCTCGACGCGACATCGGCCATCCAGTGGTTCTCTGTCGGCGGGCAGCCGAAACGGTGGTCGGCGACCGCGGTCGCGGTCCGCGGCGACCGGGTGACCCTGTCGGAGATGACGGTCGAGGCAGCCCACGAACGTCGCTTCCTCGTGGTGAGCGAGATCGACGAGTCGGGACTGGCCATCCGAGATGCTCACTTCGAGGCTGGCGATCTCCGCCCGGCCCTCGACCTCCTCAACCGGTGGTACATCGAGGGCGAGGGCGCGCCCTATCAGGAGATGATCGAGACAGGCACCGACCTGGCCGCCGCCGGCCAGCTCCCGAAGGAGGAGCGGATCGCCCGACTGACCGAGATCCTCCACGACGACTTCACACTCGTCGATCATCGCGCCTTCAGCTTTCCCGACATCGACCGATCGGCGCTTCTGGAGTTGGACGACGCGGAGGAAACACGGACGTCGATCAGCCCTGCGTTCCTCCGACTGGCGCCGAACGCGCTGCTCACGATCAGCGAGGAACACACCGCCAACACGACCGGTGGCGAGGTGTTCCATCGCCATCTCGTCGTGCAGGCCCAGCGCGGCGGGCGGGTCACGGACCTCGAGTTCTTCGCGGAGGACCAGCTCGCCGAGGCCGAGGCCCGATTCGAAGAACTCGTCCGGGCCGACCGCCGGCTCCGGAATCTCGCCACCGCGGCCGCCGACGGCTTCTACGCCCGCCTCGCCCGCCGCGAGCTCGATGGTGCGCTGGCGATGCTCGGCCCCGGCTGGTCGATGCGGGACAACCGCGACCTCGCCCTCGCCGTTCTCGACCGCGTCACGGCCGAGTCGTGGTTCGCCCAGGCGATCGCAGAGGGTGCCCGGCGATGGACGACGGAGACGATCGCGATTCGTGGCCGTTCCCTCGCCGCAATGAGGATCGGTGCGGTCGGCGCAGACGCCGAGTGGGCCTACCTGCTCGTCATCGAGGCCGACGACGGGGGGCACTCCCGCCGAGCCGAGATCTTCGACCCCGACGAACTACGGCCGGCTCTCGATCTCCTCAACGAGTGGTACCTCGAGGGCGAGGGCAGCGAACATCGAGCGGTGTTCGAGCTGGCCTGGGCGCTCGGGAGAACACAGGAATCGGACAGCACCGAACAGGCGGCCGCCCTCGCCACGCTGATGCACGACGACGTGCAGATGAAGGACCACCGCCGTTTCTCGTTTCCGACAATCGACCGCGCCGCTTTGGAAGACGACCGCAGAGACGTCCTCTTCGCACCGTTTGCGGTGATCGTCCCGGAATACCTGGCCTTCAACGACCGTGGCCTGCTCATCGTGCAGGAGAACCGCGAAACCACCGACACCGGTGGGCAGGTGATCCATCGACAGTTGACACTGTTGGTCGCACGTGACGGGAAGGCCGCTCGGATCGAATGGTACGACGATGACGATCGCGACACCGCGCTCGCCCGGTTCGACGAGCTGACCGCCCCCGCGCCGGCCAACGCGGCGTCGCGGCAGCTCTCGTCGTTCTGGCAGGCGGCGTACGGGGAGCGCGACCTCGACGCTGCGTTCGCCATGCTGCGCGACGATTTCGTCAGCACCGACCGTCGGCGACTTGTCAGCTCGCCGACGCTCGACAAGCCGGAGGTACGCGACTACCTCGAGTTGTTCATCAACTCGACGAACAGATCGATCGACCACGAGTTCGAGGTGATCGCCACCCGCGACGACCATCTCGTCCTCGCCCGCGTCGACCCCAGAGACGGTCGCAGCGGTTTCGGCCAGGAGATGCTCCAGCTCGGGGAATTCGGCGCCGACGGCCGGGCCGTGCGTGCGACCAGCTACTCCCCGGAGGACCGCGACCGAGCCCTGCGCGACCTCGAGGCGCTCGGCGGCCTCGGTCCGCTGGAGAACCCCGCCTCGCGCCTGGCCCGCTCGTTCTACGAATCCGTCTTCGATCGCGGCGACATGGAGCCCGCGCTCACGCTCGTAGCCGATGACTTCGCCGGCGAGGACCGCCGACCGCTCATCGATGTCCGACTCGGCAAGGCCGACCTCTCCGCCAACTTCGCGGCGATCGTCGACGACGCCACCTCGTGGGACTGGCGCCTCGAGACGATCGCCATCGCCGGTGACCGACTCGCGCTCTATCGCTTGTCCCCCGCGGAACAGGCATCGAGCTTCTCGAGCCCCCATCTCCAGGTGATCGAAACCGACGGTTCCCGGATCATCGGCGGCGTCTCCTTCGAGCCCGACGACTTCGAGGCGGCCGCCGCGGAGATGCACCGCCGCTACCGCGACGGCGAGGGTGCCGAGTTCGCGACGACGCTCGACCGCGGGTGGGAACTGCTGCGTCAGTTCGACGGCCCCGTCTCAAATCGGGCGGCGCTCACCGATGACTTCACCTACGTCGACCACCGATCGATGGGTTTCGGCACGCTCGACCGCGATGGCTACCTCGAGCTCCTCACCGTCGGGCGGGAGATGGCGGGTCACCGCCGGGCCCTGACCCGGCGCATCATCGCCATCGACCACGACATCGTGCTCCGTGAGGCACTGATCGAAACCGACGGGCTGTCATGGCCGGCGCTGGTGATCGTGGTCCAACGCGACGGTCGGATCTGTCGCCAGGAGTCGTTCGACGTCATCGATCTCGACGCTGCGCTCTCTCGATTCGAGGAGCTCACGGCACCGGCCGATGGGCAACCCCTCGACGGGCAGCCGTATCGCAATCGCTGTCAGCAGATCGTCGACCGGTGCAACGATCTGCTCCGGGCCGGCGACTTCGACGGGGTCGAGAAGCTCTACCGCCCGGACTCGTCGTCGTTCTTCGCCTTCGACCAACTGACGTTGGACCGGGAGGGACTCATGGAGAGCCTGAAGGTCAGTCACGACGGATCCGAGTTCGGCACCGTGGAACTCGAGACCGAGTGGTTGCGCTCGCGCGGCGAACACCTCGCCCTCGCACGCCAGACCTACGTCATCGAGGCTTCGTCGATGAACGCCATCCGGCATGTGGTGCGCGAGATCGATGCCGAAGGGCGGATCGTCCGCGGCTACACCACCGACGAGGACGGCCTGGACGACGCCGTGGCAACCCTCGACGAATGGTGGCTCGAGTCGCTCGACCCCGACCAGGCGCGCACGCTCGCAACGACGGAGTCGTTCGGGCCTGCGATCACCCACATGCCGAGGCTGACCCATGCGGGCGCGGTAGTCCGCGTCAGCGCTCGTTCCGCCGACGGCACCGACGAGGACGGCGCGATCGCGATGTTCGTCGACGGCGGCCGCGTCAGCGCGACCGACCGGTTCCCGGGCGAGGAATTGGCCCGTGCCGTCGCCCGCTTCGACGAGCTGACCGCCGAACCCCCCACGACTGTCAACCTGGTCATCCAGGCCTTCGGCGAAGACACCGGCTCCTTGGCATCCGGCGGATTCGATCCGCGGGAGGCGTACAGCGACGCGGTGATCGTCGATCATCGCCCGGGCGTCGTACCGCTCACGTCGATCGACGGTCTGGCCCGGTCGGTCGCCGCGTTCGACGAACACGACATGGACTTCCGGTACGAGGTCGTTGCGTGGCGGGGCGAGCTCGTCGGCCTCCTGCGCATGACCCGTTCGACCGCCTCCGGGATGCGGTCCGTGTGGTTCAACCTCATCCAGGCCGACCACGACGGTCGACCGGCCCGCGTCGAGTTCTTCGGCGAGGACCATCTCGACGAGGCGCTTCGCCGACTCGATGAACTCTGGTGGGAGAACGAGAACCCGGGCATACGGCCATTCGGCGAACTCCTCCGCTCGCTCGGTGACCGGGTCGACGCGGGCGACTGGGACGGTGTCCGCGAGCTCCTCCATCCCCAGTTCCGTCACGTCGTCCGCAAGCAGCTCGAGTCGGAGGAGTACGACACCGAGGGCTTCGTCGCGAGCACCAAGATCTGGAAGGAGATGGCGGGCTCGGCAATCTCGGTCAACCGCGAGGTCGTCCGCCATGACGACACATCCTTCCTGCTGCGCCAGGACCTCAACGCGACGGACGAAGCAGGGATGGAGACCCAGTGGTCGGCCCTGGTCATCGGCATCGGCGAGAACGGGCTCGTGAAGTGGTGGGAGGAGCTCGAAGCGGATGATCTCGATGCCGCGGTAGCTCGATACGAGGAACTGACGGGAACCCTCGGACCAGCGTCGACACCGTAG
- the ltaE gene encoding low-specificity L-threonine aldolase yields the protein MIDLRSDTVTQPTAEMRKAMHDAELGDDVFGDDPTVNRLEAVVAERLGKEAAVFVTSGTQSNLCALLAHCGRGDEYLVGDMAHTYRWEGGGGAVLGGIQPQPVPMLADGLPDPVAIDAAVKPIDDHFARTRLLCLENTKDGTPQSIARMDEALAVGRKHELATHLDGARMWNAAVALGVSGEELTAGFDTVSMCLSKGLGAPAGSVLSGPADLIAEARHWRKMLGGGLRQAGVLAAAGLYALDHNVDRLADDHRRAEALAAGLTEIPGITVLARNTSMLFLGFEDPPADLQSTLETAGVKTLISRRDGSGQSRLVTHLGITDADVETVIAAFADALS from the coding sequence GTGATCGATCTTCGTTCCGACACCGTCACCCAGCCGACCGCCGAAATGCGCAAGGCGATGCACGATGCCGAGCTCGGCGACGACGTCTTCGGCGACGACCCGACCGTCAACCGACTCGAGGCGGTCGTCGCCGAGCGACTCGGCAAGGAGGCGGCGGTCTTCGTCACGAGCGGTACCCAGTCCAACCTGTGCGCGTTGCTCGCCCACTGCGGACGGGGCGACGAGTACCTCGTCGGCGACATGGCCCACACCTACCGCTGGGAGGGTGGCGGTGGTGCGGTGCTCGGCGGGATCCAACCCCAGCCGGTGCCGATGCTCGCCGACGGCCTCCCCGACCCGGTCGCCATCGACGCCGCGGTCAAGCCGATCGACGACCACTTCGCCCGCACCCGCCTCCTGTGCCTCGAGAACACGAAGGACGGCACGCCGCAGTCGATCGCGCGAATGGACGAGGCGCTCGCCGTCGGGCGCAAGCACGAGCTGGCGACCCATCTCGACGGGGCGCGGATGTGGAACGCCGCGGTCGCCCTCGGCGTCTCCGGCGAAGAACTCACCGCCGGGTTCGACACGGTCTCCATGTGCCTGTCGAAGGGACTGGGCGCACCAGCCGGGTCCGTCCTCAGCGGCCCGGCGGACCTGATCGCCGAGGCCCGCCATTGGCGCAAGATGCTCGGCGGCGGCCTCCGCCAGGCCGGTGTGCTCGCCGCCGCGGGGCTCTATGCGCTCGACCACAACGTCGACCGGCTGGCCGACGACCATCGTCGGGCCGAGGCGCTCGCCGCCGGCCTCACCGAGATCCCCGGCATCACGGTCCTGGCCCGCAACACCAGCATGCTCTTCCTCGGCTTCGAGGATCCGCCGGCCGACCTCCAGTCGACGCTGGAGACCGCCGGGGTGAAGACGCTGATCTCGCGGCGCGACGGCAGCGGTCAGAGTCGTCTCGTCACCCATCTCGGCATCACCGACGCTGACGTGGAGACCGTCATCGCGGCCTTCGCCGACGCCCTCTCGTGA
- a CDS encoding TauD/TfdA family dioxygenase translates to MVTIDGYELPARWLRDHGDDAGSVHPQTLQREVDTFAIPRDVAAVSVENAGETLTIGWSDGATTGHDLAALLAVVRSPRTPGPSPGSFRLDSGAELWSTRPVVTTFPAPVIEDDRAWTDALGHLRRFGWVRFDGAPLGDAAVRRLAGRIGGIRTTLFGDVWRMAPGDVEHQDSAYAPVALDVHTDGTYLDDCPGTIVFAQQERDGAGGNSILVDGFAVARDLVEREPTAAELLARYDIGGRYLEPGVSVHADRPPLRVDAQGVLRQVSFNNYDRAPVLPAHGWVDEVIDAYAAFRALATEPARALELTWAPGELLLIDNWRVLHGRTHYTGNRVFLGCYTGHEELESAYRRAGL, encoded by the coding sequence ATGGTCACGATCGACGGGTACGAATTGCCCGCACGCTGGCTGCGAGACCATGGTGACGACGCCGGCTCGGTCCACCCGCAGACGCTCCAGCGCGAGGTCGACACGTTCGCGATACCGCGTGATGTCGCCGCCGTCTCGGTGGAGAACGCCGGCGAGACGCTCACGATCGGATGGTCCGACGGCGCCACGACCGGACACGACCTTGCGGCCTTGCTCGCCGTCGTCCGGTCGCCGCGGACTCCCGGACCGTCGCCGGGATCGTTCCGGCTCGACTCCGGCGCCGAGCTCTGGTCGACTCGGCCGGTCGTCACGACGTTCCCCGCCCCGGTGATCGAAGACGACCGGGCCTGGACGGACGCCCTCGGCCATCTGCGCCGCTTCGGTTGGGTCCGGTTCGACGGAGCGCCGCTCGGCGACGCGGCGGTGCGGCGGCTTGCCGGCCGGATCGGCGGGATCCGGACGACGCTGTTCGGTGACGTCTGGAGGATGGCGCCGGGCGACGTCGAGCATCAGGACTCCGCGTACGCGCCCGTCGCACTCGACGTCCACACCGACGGGACCTACCTCGATGATTGCCCCGGCACGATCGTCTTCGCCCAGCAGGAGAGGGACGGCGCGGGCGGCAACTCCATCCTGGTGGACGGGTTCGCCGTGGCCCGTGACCTGGTCGAACGCGAACCGACAGCCGCCGAACTGCTCGCCCGCTACGACATCGGCGGGCGCTACCTCGAGCCTGGCGTGAGCGTCCACGCCGACCGGCCACCGCTTCGGGTCGACGCGCAGGGCGTGCTTCGCCAGGTCAGTTTCAACAACTATGACCGTGCCCCGGTGCTGCCGGCCCACGGCTGGGTCGACGAGGTGATCGACGCCTACGCGGCGTTCCGGGCGCTGGCGACCGAGCCGGCGCGGGCGCTCGAGCTCACATGGGCGCCCGGCGAACTCCTGCTGATCGACAACTGGCGCGTGCTGCACGGCCGCACGCACTACACCGGCAACCGGGTGTTCCTCGGCTGCTACACCGGCCACGAGGAGCTCGAGTCGGCCTATCGCCGCGCCGGCCTGTAG